A section of the Mastomys coucha isolate ucsf_1 unplaced genomic scaffold, UCSF_Mcou_1 pScaffold15, whole genome shotgun sequence genome encodes:
- the Fut7 gene encoding alpha-(1,3)-fucosyltransferase 7, giving the protein MTDSRRLWMNCIGYNPTRKLRAWGGLAGGATLMVIWLFWLLGSAPRSAPVHKPTLTILIWHWPFTNQPPELPGDTCTHYGMASCRLSANRSLLTSADVVVFHHRELETRRSRLPLDQRPHGQPWVWTSMESPSNTHGLHHFRGIFNWVLSYRRDSDIFVPYGRLEPFSGPTPPLPAKSRMAAWVVSNFQQRQQRAKLYRQLAPHLQVDVFGRANGRPLCAKCLLPTVARYRFYLSFENSQHRDYITEKFWRNALAAGAVPVVLGPPRATYEAFVPPDAFVHVDDFSSARELAVFLVSMNESRYRGFFAWRDRLRVRLLADWKERFCTICARYPYLPRSQVYEDLESWFQG; this is encoded by the exons ATGACTGATTCTAGAAGGCTCTGGATGAATTGTATTG GGTACAACCCCACCCGGAAGCTGCGGGCCTGGGGCGGCCTGGCTGGAGGTGCAACCCTCATGGTAATCTGGCTTTTTTGGCTGCTGGGATCTGCTCCTAGGAGTGCCCCGGTGCACAAGCCCACCCTCACCATCCTTATCTGGCACTGGCCTTTCACGAACCAGCCACCAGAGCTGCCTGGTGACACCTGTACTCACTATGGCATGGCCAGTTGCCGTCTGAGTGCTAACCGGAGCCTGCTAACCAGTGCTGATGTTGTGGTCTTCCACCACCGTGAGCTAGAGACCCGGCGATCTCGCCTGCCCCTGGACCAGAGGCCCCATGGACAACCTTGGGTCTGGACCTCCATGGAATCGCCCAGTAATACCCATGGTCTCCATCACTTCCGGGGCATCTTCAACTGGGTGCTGAGCTATCGGCGCGATTCAGATATCTTTGTACCCTATGGTCGCTTGGAGCCCTTCTCTGGGCCTACACCCCCACTACCGGCCAAAAGCAGGATGGCTGCCTGGGTGGTCAGCAATTttcagcagcggcagcagcgtgCAAAGCTGTACCGGCAACTGGCCCCTCATCTGCAGGTGGATGTATTCGGACGCGCCAATGGACGGCCTCTGTGCGCTAAGTGTTTGCTGCCCACCGTGGCCCGGTATCGCTTCTACCTGTCCTTTGAGAACTCACAGCATCGGGACTACATCACTGAGAAGTTCTGGCGCAATGCACTGGCCGCTGGTGCTGTGCCTGTGGTGCTGGGACCTCCTCGGGCCACCTATGAGGCTTTTGTGCCACCAGATGCCTTTGTACACGTGGACGACTTCAGCTCTGCCCGCGAACTGGCTGTCTTCCTTGTCAGCATGAATGAGAGTCGTTACCGAGGCTTCTTTGCTTGGCGAGACAGGCTCCGTGTCCGGCTCCTGGCTGACTGGAAGGAGCGCTTCTGCACCATCTGTGCCCGCTACCCTTACTTGCCCCGCAGCCAGGTCTATGAAGACCTTGAAAGCTGGTTCCAGGGTTGA